From Pseudomonas poae, the proteins below share one genomic window:
- the codA gene encoding cytosine deaminase, giving the protein MHIINARLRNREGLHDLHLEHGRIASITPQATAPVLAPGDLDAAGNLVIPPFVEPHIHLDATLTAGEPRWNMSGTLFEGIECWGERKATITQEDTKTRAKKTIQALAAHGIQHVRTHVDVTDPDLTALKAMLEVREESTHLIDLQIVAFPQEGIESYRNGRELMEEAIRLGADVIGGIPHFEYTRDQGVSSVKFLMDLAERTGCLVDVHCDETDDPHSRFLEVLAEEARSRAMGARVTASHTTAMGSYDNAYCAKLFRLLGHSGISFVSCPTESIHLQGRFDNFPKRRGVTRVNELLEAGMNVCFGQDSIVDPWYPLGNGNILRVLEAGLHICHMLGYRNLQSALDLVTDNSAKAMALGERYGLEPGRPANLLILSADSDYEVVRSQGSALYSIRNGQVLMKRQPAHVEFR; this is encoded by the coding sequence ATGCACATCATCAACGCCCGCCTGCGCAACCGTGAAGGCCTGCATGATCTGCACCTGGAACACGGCCGGATCGCCAGCATCACCCCACAAGCCACAGCGCCCGTGCTGGCTCCCGGCGACCTCGACGCCGCCGGCAACCTGGTGATCCCGCCCTTCGTCGAACCGCATATTCACCTCGACGCTACGCTCACCGCCGGCGAGCCGCGCTGGAACATGAGCGGCACCCTGTTCGAAGGCATTGAATGCTGGGGCGAACGCAAAGCCACCATCACTCAGGAAGACACCAAGACCCGCGCCAAAAAGACCATCCAGGCCCTCGCCGCCCATGGCATCCAGCACGTGCGCACCCATGTCGACGTCACTGACCCCGACCTCACGGCGCTCAAGGCGATGCTTGAAGTGCGCGAAGAAAGCACGCACCTGATCGACCTGCAAATCGTCGCCTTTCCGCAGGAGGGCATTGAGTCCTACCGCAATGGCCGCGAGCTGATGGAAGAAGCCATCCGCCTGGGCGCCGACGTGATCGGTGGCATCCCCCACTTTGAATACACCCGCGACCAAGGCGTGAGTTCGGTGAAGTTCCTGATGGACCTGGCCGAACGCACCGGCTGCCTGGTGGATGTGCACTGCGACGAAACCGACGACCCGCACTCGCGCTTTCTTGAAGTGCTGGCCGAAGAAGCCCGCAGCCGCGCCATGGGCGCCCGTGTCACCGCCAGCCACACCACGGCCATGGGCTCCTACGACAATGCCTACTGCGCCAAACTCTTCCGCCTGCTGGGGCACTCCGGGATCAGCTTCGTTTCCTGCCCCACCGAAAGCATCCATCTGCAAGGCCGCTTCGACAACTTCCCGAAACGCCGCGGCGTCACCCGCGTCAACGAATTGCTGGAAGCCGGCATGAACGTATGCTTCGGCCAGGACTCCATCGTCGATCCCTGGTACCCCCTGGGCAACGGCAACATCCTGCGCGTACTGGAAGCCGGGCTGCACATCTGCCATATGCTCGGCTACCGCAACCTGCAAAGCGCCCTCGACCTGGTCACCGACAACAGCGCCAAGGCCATGGCCCTGGGCGAGCGTTACGGCCTGGAGCCCGGGCGCCCGGCCAACCTGCTGATCCTCTCGGCGGACAGCGACTACGAGGTAGTGCGCAGCCAGGGCTCGGCGCTGTACTCGATCCGCAATGGCCAGGTGTTGATGAAACGTCAGCCTGCGCACGTGGAGTTTAGGTGA